The window AGGTGGGCGACTGGAAGTGTCCGTCCATGCTGCCAACGACGGAATCGACGTAATCGTCGCCAACGATCTGCCCACATCGACCGGCAATTCGCGAGGCCATGCCGTTGGCCTGGCCTCGGCGCGCGAACGGGTGCTGGCGATGACCGGCAACCAGGGGCGGATCGACGCGGGCATTGAGGATGGCCGCTTCGTGACGCGGGTGCGGCTACCAACGACATAGGGCGAGCCAGAGCGGCTCGCCCTGCTCCGTCGCGTCAGCTCACCACCCTGTAGCAGGGCTTGTAGTCGCCGGCGATCTTCATGCGCCGCTGCTCGACGAACGCGCGCAGCAGCGAATCCAGCGCCTGCATGATGTCGGTGTCGCCGTGGATTTCGAACGGCCCGTATGCCTCGATGCGACGCATGCCGTCCTCCTTGACGTTGCCGGCGACGATGCCCGAAAACGCGCGGCGCAGATCCGCCGCCAGTTCGTGCGGCTTGCGCCCGTGGTGCAGATCCAGCCCCGCCATCAACTCGTGCGTCGGCGAGAACGGCTGCTGGAACTCCAGCGGCACGTGCATCGCCCAGTTGAAGAAGAACGAATCCTGCTGCTCGATGCGCTGCTCCTTGACCTTGCGGATGCCCGTGCTCATGCGCTTAGCGACCTGCGCGGGATCAGCCACGATGATTTCGTAGAGCGAGGCCGCCTCATCGCCCAGGGTCAGGCGGATGAACCGGTCGATCTGTTCGAAATACGGCGCGGCGCCGGTGGGACCGGTCAGGATCAGCGGGAAGCGGCGGCCAGCGTTTTCTTCGCGCAGCAGGATGCCGAGCAGGTACAGGATTTCCTCGGCGGTGCCGACGCCGCCCGGGAACACGATGATGCCGTGGGCCATGCGGACGAAGGCTTCGAGGCGCTTCTCGATGTCCGGCATGATCACCAGGTGGTTGACGATGGGGTTGGGCGACTCGGCCGCGATGATCCCCGGCTCGGTGATGCCGATGTAGCGGGTGCGGCGGCGGCGCTGCTTGGCGTGCGCGATCGTCGCGCCCTTCATCGGCCCCTTCATCGCGCCCGGACCGCAACCGGTGCAGATGTCCAGCCCGCGCAGGCCCAGCTCGTAGCCGACCTGCTTGGTGTACT is drawn from Thermomonas brevis and contains these coding sequences:
- the ppnN gene encoding nucleotide 5'-monophosphate nucleosidase PpnN; translated protein: MPQGAAVQIPVSTLPTVSTHIYPRGALDVLSREEVARLRDASAGGLHDLLRRCALAVLTSGSASDDPRAAQELYPDFDIQVRQQDRGVRIELSNAPAMAFVDGQIIAGVAELLFAVVRDLAFTAIDLNGDEELNTSSGITDAVFRLLRNARVLHPADPNLVVCWGGHSIGQEEYKYTKQVGYELGLRGLDICTGCGPGAMKGPMKGATIAHAKQRRRRTRYIGITEPGIIAAESPNPIVNHLVIMPDIEKRLEAFVRMAHGIIVFPGGVGTAEEILYLLGILLREENAGRRFPLILTGPTGAAPYFEQIDRFIRLTLGDEAASLYEIIVADPAQVAKRMSTGIRKVKEQRIEQQDSFFFNWAMHVPLEFQQPFSPTHELMAGLDLHHGRKPHELAADLRRAFSGIVAGNVKEDGMRRIEAYGPFEIHGDTDIMQALDSLLRAFVEQRRMKIAGDYKPCYRVVS